The DNA window ATGGTGGGAGCTACCTCAGATCCTGTCCTCCTGCTTGCCATTCCCGTCACTGCTGTATAGACCAATGTCTATTACGGACATGGTAAGCAGATGACATCACTGTCTAGACTGTTCTCTTCATTTGATTAGCTTTAAAAAAGGCAGACCGATGTGGCATGCATTGCCAATTGCGGCACTCCCTTGCATATTTCGAGGGCCAGCTTTAAAAACTCAGGGAAATGCTGGAATTCCATCGACGATGTTAGAGCTAGTGATTTGACACCTTAGTTCCACTCGGTCCAGTTCAAGACATTGGTCTACCTCTTTAGTTTTACAGTTGGTCCAATGGCCTTTTATCCATGTTTTGTAATAATGTTCAGGGTCATTTCATTTaggcaaaatgttttgcaacagaaaacgatATGTTTCTTAAAATGTACAGATAGCCCAATACTTTACAGGTTCGGGAACGTTTTCTGCCGTTTCGTACCGAACAtgaatatgtaacttttttgtaCGACTTGTCCAAATTCACATATAAAATGTGAGATATAGATCTGTCACTCatcgaaagcaagtctaagaagcggtagatctgatCTATTCacgttatttctatgcttcccgtttttAAGTTTCGGTTTTGCGTCTTACATCCGGTTTTGTACGCCAGCATcagaacagctgaaaatacaatatttttggttgtggaaaaatatatttcacagcagtttaactggtacaatgattctctacactacacgtgccttcggaaagtattcagaccccttgactttttccatattgttACGTTaaagtcttattctaaaattaattaaatagttttttccccatcaaatctacacacaccataatgacaaagcaaaaacaggtttgtagaattttggtttttactcagtattttgttgaagcaactttggcagcgattacagcttcgagtcttcttgggtatgacgcacagctattttcaggtctctccagagatcgggttcaagtccgggttctggctgggccactcaaagacatttagagacttgtcttggctgtgtgcttagggtcgttgtcctgttggaaggtgaacttttgccccagtctgaggtcctgagcgctctgaagcaggttttcatcaaggatctctctatactttgctccattcatctttgcctcgatcctgactagtctcccagtccatgccaccaccatacttcaccatagggatggtgccaggtttccttcagacgtgacggttggcattcaagccaaagagttcaatcttggtttcaccagaccagagaatcttgtttcccatggtctgagagtctttaggtacctaaactccaagcgggctgtcatgtgccttttactgaagagtggctttttatggtagattggccagacaaggcctgattggtggagtgctacagtgatggttgtccttctggaaagctcacccatctcaacagaggaactcttgagctctgtcagtgaccatcgggtttttggtcacctccctgaccaaggcccttctcccccgattgctcattttggccgggcggccaactctaggaagagtcttggtggttctaaacttcttccatttttaagaatgatggaggctactgtgtgtggaccttcaatgctccataaatgttttggtgcccttccccagatctgtgccttgacacaatcctgtctcggagctctacagacaattccttcgatctcatggcttggtttttgctctgacatgtgggaccttatatagacaggtgtgtgtctttcaaaatcatgtccaatcaattgaatttacctcaggtggactccaagttgtagaaacatctcaatggaaacaggatgcactggagctcaatttcgactctcatagcaaagggtctgaatacttatgcaaataaggtattttttttatttttaatacattagcaaacatttctaaaaacctgttttcgctttgtcattatggggtattgtgtgtaggttactgaggatattttatttatttaatccattttagaataaggctgtaacataacaaatgtggaacatgtcaaggggtctgaatactttccaaaggcactgtaacttgcttgttttgtcacaaactgaaattaggctaaaTATTAGAATttgagcaaccaggaaatggctgaACGATTTCTGCATACTGCATCTTAAAAAGACATTTAAGGCCTCGGTTGAGGTGACTAAGCCCTTACCCATGTTAGGTTTTTTGATCAACCCATATCAATATGCTTAAGTCTTTAGTAGATATTGTATTGACTAGGATTTATACAAAGGACTTATGTTGATCAATTGGCCATATCACCCGAAACATAGCCTAGGGCTAGATAATGTGATGGCTGACATTTCCACTGCCAGGTTATCAATCAGCCCATTGTCATACTTATCTTGTACTTTAGATTCTAATATAGGCCTTTTTGTCCTAACTGTGAGCGACCCAGCGATGCCTCCGAACTCGGACCCATCACCCACATGGGTGATGTCATGGCATCTGTTATGCCAGTCCCCTCTTGTCTGTGAGGACCTAGGCTGGGCCACCCCTGACATGGTCTGCTGCCGTTGACAGTGACCTGATACTACTATACCATACTAGGCTGTACTATATTAGCCTAGCCTAAAATCGCTTGTACTGTATTATTAGAAGGTGCCGCTAACCATCAAGCATCATAACACGTCGAGAGTCTCATTGCCGATAGGTACTTGTCACAGTTGGGAGGCCGTTTCCTTCTCTTGCAAGAACAAAAGCGGTACCTGCTGCGTGCCGTCCCGGTAGCGGTGAATCTACCGTTTTCTACTTGTAGAATCACAATGATCGTCAGTGGCCAACAACTTgactgagccaatcagagagcacaaACTCCCCACATGTGGGAGTCAACGGGGGTGACAAGAAACAGAGGGCATTTTCTCCGTACATCCACGGTTAAATGTCATGAGACAGTCACACTTCATATGCAATGTAGGCTATGGGATcatagttacagtgagggaaaaaagtatttgatcccctgctgattttgtacgtttgcccactgacaaagaaatgatcagtctataattttaaatggtaggtttatttgaacagtgagagacagaataacaaaaaaaatccagaaaaacacgtaaaaaatttccctcattgaaatgcaaatcaatataacacttttgacatgcgtttttctggaattttttgttattctgtctcactgttcaaataaacctaccattaaaattatagactgatcatttctttgtccgtggggcaaaagtacaaaatcagcaggggatcaaatacttttttcccttttttttagcaacgcacacaacactaaatatgACGGCCTCCCCACTGATAAttattggggctcccgagtggcacagcggtctaaggcactgcatctcagtgctagaggcgtcactacagaccctggttcagtggtctaaggcactgcatctcagtgctagaggcgtcactacagaccctggttcgattccaggctctatcacaaccggccatgattgggagtcccatagggcggcgcacaattggctcagcgtcgtccgggttagggtttggccagggtaggcagttttttgtaaataagaatttgttcttaactgacttgcctagttaaataaaagctaaaataaataaagacTCCCTTCAAGCTTGCTAACCACTGTAGCTAGTATTGACGTTATAAAAGAAAACTCCAGTCTGAACCTAAGACTAAAACATGTAGAAATAACAAACCTATATTTTGAAATAATTTACCTATTTTTCTTCAATCACAGTATTTTAAATAATTATTAGCAGAGTTATTTAGAAGGTTAGTTTTATTTTGTGGTCTTAACATTCAAGAATATGGGCAGAATTtaattattgaaaatgaaaaaagGTGGGGACTGTTCCCTTGTCATATAATTGGAACATTTTAATATCAATATAGAATTACAAATATTTTTCCAGATTGCATTTTAGGGCAAAAATATATTGTGACGCGAATATTGGATCGCAAAagacaacctggttcagtttggGTCCCAaggcaaaaccagttgagaaTCACTGGCCTAAGGGCCTGTATATGTTCAAAAAAGGACAGTAAACACTGAAATAGCTAAggatttttcttgttttttttctccctaaAACTACACTTCTGACTGATGTGAAATTCAATGAGGAATGACCAGCTGCTGAGACaaaagggggtgttgttgtgttcTCTCCCGCTCACTCTCTGGCTTTACAAAAGAGTGATTGTGTCCTGATGTAGCACTTAAACAGTGTTTGCTTAAAACAAACCCAACAACTGCATATAAACAATACCAACCCTTTTAGCCTATCAATGGCTAGGAGAACTGGTTTGGCCTCGGACACGTTGACAGGTTTTGGAGGCTGAGGACCTTGCAGctgcttgtttttttttgttttaaataacGACTAGCTTCTTTTTACATCTTTTATGACAGATCCTCAAATGAAATAGGGCTTATCGTcccttttttaaaacattttgttacAAGTAGGCCTAGACTTCACAAGACAATGCTTTTCCTTTTCCTACCTTGAACTGAGCAACCATCAACTTCTGATTTAGGATGCACGTGTGGTCATGTGAAAAGGTGTTAAACACTGACTAAATGCTACGTCATTGTTAGAGTAGCATCTTAAAATGCTAGATGGACATGAATGAAACACTGGGTGaattgatcttttatttcaaagTTCAGGTAATCTAAATTATCTATGCCAACATTGGCCTTCTTATTGTATGtctggggattttttttttttttgtacgaTGGAAAGTTTTAAAGCATGAGATTATATCACTACACTGCTACTATAAACAgagacatttatttatttatttcattttcttCTTCACAGGGACTGTTGGATCACCCTTAATGCTGAGACATTACCACCCTCTCCTGATTCCCTGACTTTCAAACCAACCCTTTGCTTCGGTTccgtctcccctctccccctcctcctctcttctttccctccctgtgagtgagtctgtgtgtgagcgGTCATGACAACCAACAAGCCCAAGGGGCAGAACTCTCTTGCCCTCCACAAGGTGATCATGGTGGGGAGTGGAGGAGTGGGCAAGTCAGCCCTCACCCTACAGTTCATGTATGACGAGGTGAGCCACTGACGTGTGTGTGAAGCCCTTTCATCGTTGATGACCTGTTACAACAACACTCTTCATGTTGTTTTCTTCCTTCCTTGAAGTAAATCACTGTTCTGACACGACATAACCAGTGAAATCAATGCAGTGGAAAGCTTGCATACACCAAGCCAatcagatcagtgattacttcaaggaaaGAAGAATGCTTTTTAAGAATATTCAAAACAGGGCCAACATGTCCTGAAAATGGACACTCCTGGTCACTGATATCAATTGTGGAAACTCCCCACTAAGGCTCCATTTTCCACTCTCAAAAGGACTTTTCCTCAATTCTGTCAGGTGATGGTCTGCTTAGGCCAAAATTACATTGTGGTTTAATCTTCAAAACGTTTGTTTATAATGTAACCTGGCCTTATAAAGAAACTCTTCCTCAATatgtccatctctttctcctaCTTCTCTCCATCAGTTTGTGGAGGACTACGAGCCCACCAAGGCGGACAGCTACAGGAAGAAGGTGGTATTGGACGGAGAGGAGGTGCAGATCGACATCTTGGACACAGCGGGCCAGGAAGACTACGCCGCCATCCGAGACAACTACTTCCGCAGCGGTGAGGGCTTCCTCTGCGTCTTCTCCATCACCGAGGCCGAGTCGTTCGCCGCCACCGCTGACTTCAGGTAATAAGAGCGGGCTTTGAAGTGAAAAAGAGACCAGGTTTGGGGTCGGTCAATTCAGGAATTAATTCCATCCGCTCTCCAGAGATCTATAGGATGATATgacctccctctttcctctccagaGAACAAATCCTGCGAGTGAAGGAGGATGAGAATGTTCCCTTCCTCCTGGTGGGTAATAAGTCAGACCTGGAGGAGCGGAGGCAGGTGAGCGGCGAGGAGGCCAAGGCCCGGGCCGAGCAGTGGGGCGTCAGCTATGTGGAGACCTCCGCCAAGACCCGTGCAAATGTTGACAAGGTGATGGggcttttatttaatttttaaaaatgtattttacatacAGGGGtggttgtgaaattgttagattactcgttagatattactgcatggttggaactagaagcacaagcactaCGCTACActggcattaacatctgctaaccatgtgtatgtgaccaataaaatttgatttggtttcCCAGACACTAAGCCTAGTCCAGGACTAAAAAGCCCTTTCATTCCAGGACTTGGCCTAATGTGTGTTTATTCACATGGTGGTGCAGTCTTTCTTGAAAACAGGAAGGAATGTGATTGTAATAGTTGTTTTACATCGACTCAATTCGATTGAATTTGCATTATCCAGttattgaatatatatatatattttttttggtgtGTTTTAGATACTGTAAAACCAGAAGCTTCCAGGTAGACTTCCCTCACATGTAGATGTTTTAAGAGGAAGTGTGTAAAACGTACTGGGCTGTCTTTGTCCAATGTCTTTTGCAAAAACAACGGATTGCAAAAATAAAGTGTGTGTAGTGAAGTTGTCTGTAAACAAAGACAATGTTGTGGCGATGAGTTGGTATTGTTTATATGCAGTTCTAGGGCT is part of the Salmo trutta chromosome 31, fSalTru1.1, whole genome shotgun sequence genome and encodes:
- the LOC115170183 gene encoding ras-related protein Ral-A, encoding MTTNKPKGQNSLALHKVIMVGSGGVGKSALTLQFMYDEFVEDYEPTKADSYRKKVVLDGEEVQIDILDTAGQEDYAAIRDNYFRSGEGFLCVFSITEAESFAATADFREQILRVKEDENVPFLLVGNKSDLEERRQVSGEEAKARAEQWGVSYVETSAKTRANVDKVFFDLMREIRARKMEDGKEKNGKKKRKSLAKRIRERCCIL